A genome region from Nitrospira sp. includes the following:
- the pilO gene encoding type 4a pilus biogenesis protein PilO — MMWPGLDRLQHTWRQPYAPILPWLAFVATLALMSYAIHALALGTAKQEQVRLEADWMRARQQLSRHKEAKKAKADLQRVWAVLPLFRDFAPLALGVTEEAKRDQVTLPALSYRTEKTAVADATKAILQGTVTGRYEDLRRFLYNLESAEELLFIEDLNLVRSGNVQDQQLTFNIRISTYLRGQQLQPPAP, encoded by the coding sequence ATGATGTGGCCTGGCCTCGACCGTCTCCAACATACGTGGCGTCAACCCTACGCGCCCATCCTCCCCTGGCTGGCGTTTGTCGCGACGCTGGCCCTCATGAGCTATGCGATTCATGCGTTAGCCCTGGGCACGGCCAAGCAGGAGCAGGTCCGGCTCGAGGCGGACTGGATGAGGGCCCGCCAACAACTGAGCCGGCATAAGGAGGCCAAGAAGGCGAAGGCGGATCTGCAGCGGGTGTGGGCGGTATTGCCGCTGTTTCGTGATTTTGCGCCGCTGGCACTTGGGGTGACGGAGGAGGCAAAGCGAGACCAGGTGACCTTACCGGCGCTGTCCTATCGGACAGAAAAGACCGCGGTCGCGGATGCGACCAAGGCCATCCTGCAGGGAACGGTGACGGGTCGTTATGAGGATTTGCGTCGGTTTCTCTACAACTTGGAATCAGCGGAGGAGTTGCTGTTCATCGAAGACTTAAATTTGGTTCGATCGGGGAATGTGCAGGATCAGCAACTCACCTTTAATATCCGGATTTCGACCTATCTACGAGGGCAACAGTTACAGCCTCCGGCGCCGTGA
- a CDS encoding PilN domain-containing protein — MSLDTLVSKVRDFALRVGQPSARSGAFAINLSSRYRWYLAPARLVIMLFAGAIGLAILWDISQAWLVWQDVQSMESALNQVQDRDKELLREAQQEGLDLSEAALQVLPKEIEFANQLIEKRSFSWTRFLTELERAIPQRIAVNSIRLDPTNATIMLTGSARALEDVTTLTVTFQDHPQFKEPVLGQHRVMATGLVEFDLSLRYRNRNP, encoded by the coding sequence ATGTCGTTGGATACGCTTGTCTCGAAGGTTCGTGATTTTGCATTGCGCGTCGGGCAACCCTCGGCACGAAGCGGCGCTTTCGCGATCAATCTCAGCAGCCGGTATCGCTGGTATCTGGCTCCGGCGAGACTCGTCATCATGTTATTCGCGGGGGCGATCGGCTTGGCCATCTTGTGGGATATCTCCCAGGCCTGGTTGGTGTGGCAGGATGTGCAATCCATGGAATCGGCCTTGAACCAGGTTCAAGATCGGGACAAGGAGTTGTTGCGAGAAGCACAGCAGGAGGGGCTTGATTTGTCGGAGGCGGCCCTGCAGGTCTTGCCCAAGGAGATCGAGTTCGCCAATCAGTTGATCGAGAAGCGGAGTTTTTCGTGGACCCGGTTTCTGACGGAGTTGGAGCGTGCCATTCCGCAACGCATCGCCGTCAACAGCATTCGGCTTGATCCGACGAATGCCACGATTATGCTGACTGGCTCCGCGAGGGCGCTGGAAGACGTGACCACCCTCACCGTGACCTTTCAAGACCATCCCCAATTCAAGGAACCGGTGTTGGGGCAGCATCGGGTGATGGCCACCGGATTAGTGGAGTTCGACCTCTCGTTACGTTATCGGAACCGTAACCCATGA